In Cynocephalus volans isolate mCynVol1 chromosome 3, mCynVol1.pri, whole genome shotgun sequence, one DNA window encodes the following:
- the FAM83E gene encoding protein FAM83E, with translation MAASQLAALEGVESGATALPLTEASPGFLYSEGQRLALEALLSKGTEAFQACMQREGLRPFLSGDEVQGLAAAAEDWTVAKQEPSGTAEGATISDGDVDSLTYWPGQSEEPAPILRLGWPEDSAWKGITRAQLYTQPPGEGQPPVKELVRQEIQAAYKLVAVVMDVFTDPDLLSDLVDAATRRWVPVYLLLDCQQLPAFLALAQQLGVNPWATENLDIRTVRGCSFQSRWRRQVSGNVREKFVLLDSDRVISGSYSFTWSDARLHRGLVTLLTGEIADAFSREFRTLYAASRPLPPAPTQGPFVSILGSLQTARSPHHVACRCSVAPASPLPPDSSLAHHLAACRIFEGERKESLATTPGPALSDILRSVQRAQTPSASPAWPSRSLWDLSRLSQLSGSSDGDNELKKSWGSKDTPAKALMRQRGTGGGPWGEMDSRPLAWSQPWGGPLPLIPARRLRYLSPTHRRFGKDAVSKLPEPRGVWKPDWASRAGLGGQP, from the exons ATGGCTGCCTCCCAGCTGGCGGCTCTGGAAGGAGTAGAGTCAGGGGCCACGGCTCTGCCCCTGACTGAGGCTAGCCCTGGTTTCCTGTACTCTGAAGGCCAGCGGCTGGCACTAGAGGCTCTGCTGAGCAAGGGCACAGAGGCCTTCCAGGCATGCATGCAGCGTGAAGGGCTGCGGCCCTTCCTGAGTGGAGATGAAGTCCAGGGCTTGGCAGCAGCAGCTGAAGACTGGACAGTAGCCAAGCAGGAGCCCAGTGGGACAGCAGAGGGAGCCACCATCTCTGATGGGGATGTGGACAGCCTGACCTACTGGCCTGGGCAGTCGGAGGAGCCAGCACCCATCCTGCGGCTGGGCTGGCCGGAGGACTCAGCCTGGAAAGGAATCACCCGGGCACAGCTGTACACACAGCCACCTGGAGAGGGCCAGCCACCTGTCAAGGAGCTGGTACGCCAGGAAATCCAGGCTGCCTACAAG CTGGTGGCCGTGGTCATGGACGTCTTCACTGACCCAGACCTGCTTTCTGACTTGGTGGATGCTGCCACACGGCGCTGGGTACCTGTCTACCTGCTCCTGGACTGCCAGCAGCTGCCTGCCTTCCTAGCACTGGCCCAGCAGCTGGGGGTGAACCCCTGGGCCACTGAG aaCCTGGACATCCGCACCGTGAGGGGCTGCAGTTTCCAGAGCCGCTGGCGGCGGCAGGTGAGCGGCAACGTGAGGGAGAAGTTTGTGCTGCTTGACAGTGACAGGGTCATCTCAGGGTCCTACAG CTTCACATGGAGCGACGCACGCCTGCACCGTGGTCTGGTGACACTACTGACTGGTGAAATCGCTGACGCCTTCAGCCGCGAGTTCCGGACACTGTACGCAGCCTCCCGGCCCCTCCCGCCTGCGCCCACCCAGGGCCCCTTTGTCAGCATCTTGGGGAGCCTGCAGACGGCCCGCAGCCCACACCACGTGGCCTGCCGCTGCTCTGTGGCCCCTGCGTCGCCACTGCCACCTGACAGCTCCCTGGCCCACCACCTGGCTGCCTGCCGCATCTTCgagggggaaaggaaggagtCTCTTGCCACCACCCCAGGGCCAGCACTCAGTGACATCCTAAGGAGCGTACAGCGTGCACAGACCCCCAGCGCCTCTCCAGCCTGGCCCAGCCGCTCCCTGTGGGACCTGAGCCGCTTGTCCCAGCTGTCCGGCTCCAGTGATGGTGACAACGAG cTCAAGAAGTCCTGGGGCTCCAAGGATACCCCAGCCAAGGCCCTGATGAGGCAGCGGGGCACTGGAGGGGGACCCTGGGGTGAGATGGACTCCCGTCCACTGGCCTGGTCCCAGCCCTGGGGTGGCCCCCTGCCCCTGATCCCTGCCCGCCGCCTCCGCTATCTGTCCCCAACCCACAGGAGGTTTGGAAAAGATGCTGTATCCAAACTCCCAGAACCCAGAGGTGTCTGGAAGCCAGACTGGGCCTCCCGGGCAGGACTTGGGGGGCAACCCTGA
- the DBP gene encoding D site-binding protein isoform X1, protein MARPANDRTPAPLLLSGPAGAPPGGGALLGLRSLLQGTSKPKEPASCLLKEKERKAALPAATVPGPGLETVGPADAPAGAVVGSGSPRGRPGAVPGPGLLAPLLWERTLPFGDVEYVDLDAFLLEHGLPPSPPPPGGPSPAPSPACTPAPSPGPGSCGSASPSSSPGHAPARAVLGASGGHRAGAAKGAGLGPLEGLTSRDTPSPVDPDTVEVLMTFEPDPADLALSSIPGHETFDPRRHRFSEEELKPQPIMKKARKIQVPEEQKDEKYWSRRYKNNEAAKRSRDARRLKENQISVRAAFLEKENALLRQEVVAVRQELSHYRAVLSRYQAQHGAL, encoded by the exons ATGGCGCGGCCAGCGAATGACAGGACCCCGGCCCCCTTGCTGCTGAGCGGCCCGGCTGGGGCCCCTCCTGGTGGGGGAGCTCTGCTTGGGCTGCGGAGCCTTCTGCAAGGGACCAGCAAGCCAAAAGAGCCGGCCAGCT GTCTCCTGAAGGAAAAGGAGCGCAAGGCGGCTCTACCAGCAGCCACAGTCCCAGGGCCGGGCCTGGAGACGGTGGGCCCGGCGGATGCCCCAGCTGGGGCGGTGGTGGGCAGCGGGTCCCCGCGGGGGCGCCCGGGTGCCGTGCCTGGCCCGGGTCTGTTGGCACCGCTACTGTGGGAACGCACACTGCCGTTCGGCGACGTGGAGTACGTGGACCTGGACGCCTTCCTGCTGGAGCACGGACTCCCGCCCAGCCCGCCGCCCCCCGGTGGCCCGTCACCGGCGCCCTCGCCCGCGTGCACCCCTGCACCCTCCCCGGGGCCAGGCTCCTGCGGATCGGCTTCCCCCAGCTCTTCGCCCGGGCACGCCCCCGCCCGGGCTGTCCTCGGGGCCTCCGGCGGCCACCGCGCAGGTGCGGCGAAGGGGGCGGGGCTTGGACCCCTAGAGG GCCTGACCTCTCGGGACACACCTAGCCCTGTGGACCCAGACACGGTGGAGGTTCTGATGACCTTTGAACCCGACCCTGCTGATCTTGCCCTGTCAAGCATTCCCGGCCATGAGACCTTTGACCCTCGGAGACATCGCTTTTCAGAGGAGGAACTTAAGCCCCAGCCAATCAtgaagaaagcaaggaaaattCAGGTGCCAGAGGAGCAGAAG GACGAGAAGTATTGGAGCCGGCGGTACAAAAACAACGAGGCAGCCAAGAGGTCCCGCGACGCCCGGAGGCTGAAGGAGAACCAGATATCAGTGCGGGCGGCCTTCCTGGAGAAGGAGAATGCCCTACTGCGGCAGGAGGTGGTGGCTGTGCGCCAGGAGCTATCCCACTACCGCGCTGTGCTGTCCCGCTACCAGGCCCAGCACGGGGCCCTGTGA
- the DBP gene encoding D site-binding protein isoform X3 translates to MTFEPDPADLALSSIPGHETFDPRRHRFSEEELKPQPIMKKARKIQVPEEQKDEKYWSRRYKNNEAAKRSRDARRLKENQISVRAAFLEKENALLRQEVVAVRQELSHYRAVLSRYQAQHGAL, encoded by the exons ATGACCTTTGAACCCGACCCTGCTGATCTTGCCCTGTCAAGCATTCCCGGCCATGAGACCTTTGACCCTCGGAGACATCGCTTTTCAGAGGAGGAACTTAAGCCCCAGCCAATCAtgaagaaagcaaggaaaattCAGGTGCCAGAGGAGCAGAAG GACGAGAAGTATTGGAGCCGGCGGTACAAAAACAACGAGGCAGCCAAGAGGTCCCGCGACGCCCGGAGGCTGAAGGAGAACCAGATATCAGTGCGGGCGGCCTTCCTGGAGAAGGAGAATGCCCTACTGCGGCAGGAGGTGGTGGCTGTGCGCCAGGAGCTATCCCACTACCGCGCTGTGCTGTCCCGCTACCAGGCCCAGCACGGGGCCCTGTGA
- the SPHK2 gene encoding sphingosine kinase 2 isoform X2 yields the protein MAPPPLPLAASTPLLHGEFGSYPARGPRFALTLTSQALHIQRLRPKPEARPRGGLVLLDEVSGCCTLRSRSPSDSAAYFCIYTYPRGRRGARRRATRTFRADGAATYEENRAEAQRWATALTCLLRGLPLPGNGEITSELLPRPPRLLLLVNPFGGRGLAWQWCKNHVLPMISEAGLSFNFIQTERQNHARELVQGLSLCEWDGIVTVSGDGLLYEVLNGLLDRPDWEEAVKMPVGILPCGSGNALAGAVNHHGGFEPALGLDLLLNCSLLLCRGGSHPLDLLSVTLASGSRCFSFLCVAWGFVSDVDIQSERFRALGRARFTLGTVLGLATLHTYRGRLSYLPATVEPVSPTPAHGLPRAKSELTLVPNPAPPMAHSPLHRSVSDLPLPQPALASPGSPEPLPILSLNGAGPELAGDWGGAGDVPLSPDPLLPSPPDSPKAGLLSPMAEGPPEIPASSGLPPPTPDAQVAVSPWGPSDHLLPPLGTPLPPDWVTMEGDFVLMLAISPSHLGADLVAAPHARFDDGLVHLCWVRSGISRASLLRLFLAMERGSHFSLGCPQLGYAAARAFRLEPLTPRGVLTVDGEQVEYGPLQAQVHPGLGTLLTGPPGCPGREP from the exons ATGGCCCCGCCACCACTGCCATTGGCTGCCAGCACCCCACTTCTGCATGGTGAATTTGGCTCCTACCCAGCCCGTGGCCCACGCTTTGCCCTCACCCTCACATCGCAGGCCCTGCACATACAGCGGCTGCGGCCAAAGCCCGAAGCTCGGCCCCGGGGTGGCCTGGTCCTGCTGGATGAGGTCTCAGGCTGCTGCACCCTGCGGAGCCGCAGCCCCTCAGACTCAGCAGCCTACTTTTGCATCTACACTTACCCTCGGGGCCGGCGTGGGGCCCGGCGAAGAGCCACTCGAACCTTCCGGGCAGATGGAGCAGCCACCTACGAGGAGAACCGTGCTGAGGCCCAGCGCTGGGCCACTGCCCTCACATGTCTGCTTCGAGGACTGCCGCTGCCTGGGAATGGGG AGATCACCTCTGAGCTTCTGCCAAGGCCACCCCGGTTGCTCCTACTGGTCAATCCCTttggggggcggggcctggcctgGCAGTGGTGTAAGAACCACGTGCTGCCTATGATCTCCGAAGCTGGGCTGTCCTTCAACTTCATACAGACTG AACGACAGAACCACGCCAGGGAGCTGGTCCAGGGGCTGAGCCTGTGCGAGTGGGATGGCATTGTCACTGTCTCAGGAGATGGGCTGCTCTATGAG GTGCTGAATGGGCTCTTGGATCGCCCCGACTGGGAAGAGGCTGTGAAGATGCCTGTGGGCATCCTCCCTTGTGGCTCGGGCAATGCACTGGCTGGAGCGGTGAACCATCATGGGGG GTTTGAGCCGGCCCTGGGCCTCGACCTGCTGCTCAACTGCTCATTGCTGCTCTGCCGGGGTGGCAGTCACCCCCTGGACCTGCTCTCTGTGACACTTGCCTCGGGCTCCCGCTGTTTCTCCTTCCTGTGTGTGGCCTGGGGTTTCGTGTCAGATGTGGACATCCAGAGTGAGCGCTTCCGGGCCCTGGGCAGAGCCCGCTTCACACTGGGCACGGTGCTCGGCCTTGCTACACTGCACACCTACCGTGGACGCCTCTCCTACCTCCCTGCCACTGTGGAACCTGTCTCACCCACCCCTGCCCACGGCTTGCCCCGTGCCAAGTCAGAGCTGACCTTGGTCCCAAACCCAGCCCCACCCATGGCCCACTCACCCCTGCATCGCTCAGTGTCTGActtgcccctgccccagcctgcccTGGCCTCTCCTGGCTCCCCTGAACCCCTGCCCATCCTGTCCCTTAATGGTGCGGGTCCAGAGCTGGCCGGGgactggggtggggctggggatgtTCCACTGTCCCCAGACCCATTGCTGCCCTCACCCCCCGATTCTCCCAAGGCAGGTCTACTCTCACCCATGGCTGAGGGACCCCCAGAAATACCAGCATCCTCTGGGCTCCCACCTCCCACTCCTGATGCCCAGGTAGCTGTCTCTCCTTGGGGCCCATCGGACCACCTGCTGCCCCCGCTGGGTACACCATTGCCCCCAGACTGGGTGACGATGGAGGGGGACTTTGTGCTCATGTTGGCCATCTCCCCCAGCCACCTGGGTGCTGACCTGGTGGCAGCACCACACGCACGCTTCGACGACGGCCTGGTGCACCTATGCTGGGTGCGTAGCGGCATCTCGCGGGCCTCGCTGCTGCGCCTTTTCCTGGCCATGGAGCGTGGTAGCCACTTCAGCCTGGGCTGTCCGCAGCTAGGCTATGCCGCCGCCCGTGCCTTCCGCCTCGAGCCGCTCACGCCTCGCGGCGTGCTCACGGTAGATGGGGAGCAGGTGGAGTATGGGCCGCTGCAGGCGCAGGTGCACCCGGGCCTCGGTACACTGCTTACTGGGCCTCCTGGGTGCCCTGGGCGGGAGCCTTGA
- the SPACA4 gene encoding sperm acrosome membrane-associated protein 4, whose protein sequence is MVLSWLLLLVMALSPATMGVKECIFCELTDSTQCPGTLMHCGEDEDCYTGHGVAPGTGPIINKGCVHSTSCGREQPVNYKGITYNLVSNCCSGNLCNNAHGSPGSQTMGLTPSLELGLLLLRHLL, encoded by the coding sequence ATGGTTCTCAGCTGGCTGCTGCTTCTGGTGATGGCTCTGTCCCCAGCCACAATGGGTGTCAAGGAGTGCATCTTCTGTGAGCTGACCGACTCCACGCAATGCCCTGGCACCCTCATGCACTGTGGTGAGGACGAGGACTGTTACACGGGCCATGGGGTCGCCCCAGGCACCGGTCCCATCATCAACAAAGGCTGTGTACACTCCACCTCCTGCGGCCGTGAGCAACCTGTCAACTACAAGGGCATCACCTACAACCTCGTCAGCAACTGCTGCTCTGGCAACCTGTGTAACAATGCCCATGGCTCCCCTGGCAGCCAAACGATGGGGCTCACCCCCAGTCTGGAGCTGGGCTTGCTATTGCTCCGACATTTGCTGTGA
- the DBP gene encoding D site-binding protein isoform X2 — translation MARPANDRTPAPLLLSGPAGAPPGGGALLGLRSLLQGTSKPKEPASCLLKEKERKAALPAATVPGPGLETVGPADAPAGAVVGSGSPRGRPGAVPGPGLLAPLLWERTLPFGDVEYVDLDAFLLEHGLPPSPPPPGGPSPAPSPACTPAPSPGPGSCGSASPSSSPGHAPARAVLGASGGHRAGLTSRDTPSPVDPDTVEVLMTFEPDPADLALSSIPGHETFDPRRHRFSEEELKPQPIMKKARKIQVPEEQKDEKYWSRRYKNNEAAKRSRDARRLKENQISVRAAFLEKENALLRQEVVAVRQELSHYRAVLSRYQAQHGAL, via the exons ATGGCGCGGCCAGCGAATGACAGGACCCCGGCCCCCTTGCTGCTGAGCGGCCCGGCTGGGGCCCCTCCTGGTGGGGGAGCTCTGCTTGGGCTGCGGAGCCTTCTGCAAGGGACCAGCAAGCCAAAAGAGCCGGCCAGCT GTCTCCTGAAGGAAAAGGAGCGCAAGGCGGCTCTACCAGCAGCCACAGTCCCAGGGCCGGGCCTGGAGACGGTGGGCCCGGCGGATGCCCCAGCTGGGGCGGTGGTGGGCAGCGGGTCCCCGCGGGGGCGCCCGGGTGCCGTGCCTGGCCCGGGTCTGTTGGCACCGCTACTGTGGGAACGCACACTGCCGTTCGGCGACGTGGAGTACGTGGACCTGGACGCCTTCCTGCTGGAGCACGGACTCCCGCCCAGCCCGCCGCCCCCCGGTGGCCCGTCACCGGCGCCCTCGCCCGCGTGCACCCCTGCACCCTCCCCGGGGCCAGGCTCCTGCGGATCGGCTTCCCCCAGCTCTTCGCCCGGGCACGCCCCCGCCCGGGCTGTCCTCGGGGCCTCCGGCGGCCACCGCGCAG GCCTGACCTCTCGGGACACACCTAGCCCTGTGGACCCAGACACGGTGGAGGTTCTGATGACCTTTGAACCCGACCCTGCTGATCTTGCCCTGTCAAGCATTCCCGGCCATGAGACCTTTGACCCTCGGAGACATCGCTTTTCAGAGGAGGAACTTAAGCCCCAGCCAATCAtgaagaaagcaaggaaaattCAGGTGCCAGAGGAGCAGAAG GACGAGAAGTATTGGAGCCGGCGGTACAAAAACAACGAGGCAGCCAAGAGGTCCCGCGACGCCCGGAGGCTGAAGGAGAACCAGATATCAGTGCGGGCGGCCTTCCTGGAGAAGGAGAATGCCCTACTGCGGCAGGAGGTGGTGGCTGTGCGCCAGGAGCTATCCCACTACCGCGCTGTGCTGTCCCGCTACCAGGCCCAGCACGGGGCCCTGTGA
- the SPHK2 gene encoding sphingosine kinase 2 isoform X1: protein MNGHLEAEEQQDQNSHQELTGSWGHRPRSTLYRAEAMAPPPLPLAASTPLLHGEFGSYPARGPRFALTLTSQALHIQRLRPKPEARPRGGLVLLDEVSGCCTLRSRSPSDSAAYFCIYTYPRGRRGARRRATRTFRADGAATYEENRAEAQRWATALTCLLRGLPLPGNGEITSELLPRPPRLLLLVNPFGGRGLAWQWCKNHVLPMISEAGLSFNFIQTERQNHARELVQGLSLCEWDGIVTVSGDGLLYEVLNGLLDRPDWEEAVKMPVGILPCGSGNALAGAVNHHGGFEPALGLDLLLNCSLLLCRGGSHPLDLLSVTLASGSRCFSFLCVAWGFVSDVDIQSERFRALGRARFTLGTVLGLATLHTYRGRLSYLPATVEPVSPTPAHGLPRAKSELTLVPNPAPPMAHSPLHRSVSDLPLPQPALASPGSPEPLPILSLNGAGPELAGDWGGAGDVPLSPDPLLPSPPDSPKAGLLSPMAEGPPEIPASSGLPPPTPDAQVAVSPWGPSDHLLPPLGTPLPPDWVTMEGDFVLMLAISPSHLGADLVAAPHARFDDGLVHLCWVRSGISRASLLRLFLAMERGSHFSLGCPQLGYAAARAFRLEPLTPRGVLTVDGEQVEYGPLQAQVHPGLGTLLTGPPGCPGREP from the exons ATGAATGGACACCTTGAAGCAGAGGAGCAGCAGGACCAG AATTCACACCAGGAGCTGACTGGGAGCTGGGGCCACAGGCCTAGGAGTACCCTATACAGGGCTGAGGCCATGGCCCCGCCACCACTGCCATTGGCTGCCAGCACCCCACTTCTGCATGGTGAATTTGGCTCCTACCCAGCCCGTGGCCCACGCTTTGCCCTCACCCTCACATCGCAGGCCCTGCACATACAGCGGCTGCGGCCAAAGCCCGAAGCTCGGCCCCGGGGTGGCCTGGTCCTGCTGGATGAGGTCTCAGGCTGCTGCACCCTGCGGAGCCGCAGCCCCTCAGACTCAGCAGCCTACTTTTGCATCTACACTTACCCTCGGGGCCGGCGTGGGGCCCGGCGAAGAGCCACTCGAACCTTCCGGGCAGATGGAGCAGCCACCTACGAGGAGAACCGTGCTGAGGCCCAGCGCTGGGCCACTGCCCTCACATGTCTGCTTCGAGGACTGCCGCTGCCTGGGAATGGGG AGATCACCTCTGAGCTTCTGCCAAGGCCACCCCGGTTGCTCCTACTGGTCAATCCCTttggggggcggggcctggcctgGCAGTGGTGTAAGAACCACGTGCTGCCTATGATCTCCGAAGCTGGGCTGTCCTTCAACTTCATACAGACTG AACGACAGAACCACGCCAGGGAGCTGGTCCAGGGGCTGAGCCTGTGCGAGTGGGATGGCATTGTCACTGTCTCAGGAGATGGGCTGCTCTATGAG GTGCTGAATGGGCTCTTGGATCGCCCCGACTGGGAAGAGGCTGTGAAGATGCCTGTGGGCATCCTCCCTTGTGGCTCGGGCAATGCACTGGCTGGAGCGGTGAACCATCATGGGGG GTTTGAGCCGGCCCTGGGCCTCGACCTGCTGCTCAACTGCTCATTGCTGCTCTGCCGGGGTGGCAGTCACCCCCTGGACCTGCTCTCTGTGACACTTGCCTCGGGCTCCCGCTGTTTCTCCTTCCTGTGTGTGGCCTGGGGTTTCGTGTCAGATGTGGACATCCAGAGTGAGCGCTTCCGGGCCCTGGGCAGAGCCCGCTTCACACTGGGCACGGTGCTCGGCCTTGCTACACTGCACACCTACCGTGGACGCCTCTCCTACCTCCCTGCCACTGTGGAACCTGTCTCACCCACCCCTGCCCACGGCTTGCCCCGTGCCAAGTCAGAGCTGACCTTGGTCCCAAACCCAGCCCCACCCATGGCCCACTCACCCCTGCATCGCTCAGTGTCTGActtgcccctgccccagcctgcccTGGCCTCTCCTGGCTCCCCTGAACCCCTGCCCATCCTGTCCCTTAATGGTGCGGGTCCAGAGCTGGCCGGGgactggggtggggctggggatgtTCCACTGTCCCCAGACCCATTGCTGCCCTCACCCCCCGATTCTCCCAAGGCAGGTCTACTCTCACCCATGGCTGAGGGACCCCCAGAAATACCAGCATCCTCTGGGCTCCCACCTCCCACTCCTGATGCCCAGGTAGCTGTCTCTCCTTGGGGCCCATCGGACCACCTGCTGCCCCCGCTGGGTACACCATTGCCCCCAGACTGGGTGACGATGGAGGGGGACTTTGTGCTCATGTTGGCCATCTCCCCCAGCCACCTGGGTGCTGACCTGGTGGCAGCACCACACGCACGCTTCGACGACGGCCTGGTGCACCTATGCTGGGTGCGTAGCGGCATCTCGCGGGCCTCGCTGCTGCGCCTTTTCCTGGCCATGGAGCGTGGTAGCCACTTCAGCCTGGGCTGTCCGCAGCTAGGCTATGCCGCCGCCCGTGCCTTCCGCCTCGAGCCGCTCACGCCTCGCGGCGTGCTCACGGTAGATGGGGAGCAGGTGGAGTATGGGCCGCTGCAGGCGCAGGTGCACCCGGGCCTCGGTACACTGCTTACTGGGCCTCCTGGGTGCCCTGGGCGGGAGCCTTGA
- the RPL18 gene encoding large ribosomal subunit protein eL18, which yields MGVDIRHNKDRKVRRKEPKSQDIYLRLLVKLYRFLARRTNSTFNQVVLKRLFMSRTNRPPLSLSRMIRKMKLPGRENKTAVVVGTITDDVRVQEVPKLKVCALRVTSRARSRILKAGGKILTFDQLALDSPKGCGTVLLSGPRKGREVYRHFGKAPGTPHSHTKPYVRSKGRKFERARGRRASRGYKN from the exons ATG GGAGTTGACATCCGCCACAACAAGGACCGAAAGGTTCGGCGCAAGGAGCCCAAGAGCCAGGACATCTACCTAAGGCTGTTGGTCAAG CTGTACAGGTTTCTGGCCAGACGAACCAACTCCACCTTCAACCAAGTTGTGCTGAAGAGGTTGTTTATGAGTCGCACCAACCGGCCGCCTCTGTCCCTTTCCCGGATG ATCCGGAAGATGAAGCTTCCTGGCCGGGAAAACAAAACGGCTGTGGTTGTGGGGACCATAACAGATGATGTACGGGTTCAAGAGGTGCCCAAACTGAAG GTGTGTGCACTGCGTGTGACCAGCCGGGCCCGCAGCCGCATCCTCAAGGCTGGGGGCAAAATCCTCACCTTTGACCAGCTGGCTCTGGACTCCCCCAAGGGCTGTGGCACTGTCCTGCTCTCTG GTCCTCGCAAGGGCCGAGAGGTGTACCGGCACTTTGGCAAGGCCCCAGGAACCCCACACAGCCACACCAA ACCCTACGTACGTTCCAAGGGACGGAAGTTCGAGCGTGCCAGAGGCCGACGGGCCAGCCGCGGCTACAAAAACTAA